The segment GTTTTGGCCAATTGAGTTCACCTCCGCGGATAGTGGATACCCCTATTTTATGCGTGCCCAAACAAGGCCGCTGTGGTATCATTGCCTGCACCCATAATTATATGACTTGAGTGCAATACTGTCAAGTGGTATATACCCACATTTTAGGACTCTTCAACAATTCTCTTGAGTTTTTTGCATTTTTACGGCAGACTGCGGATAGGCAGCTTGCAAGCCGATTATATAAGGTGTTGGGGGTTGGGTGTCAGGTGTTGGAGAAGGAACCACCACATCCGTCACGTAAATTGACATGATCTTCTATCATTACTATAATCCAGTCATCGCAGGAGGCGCATGGAGGCTGATATGAAAGCTCTTATATTGAGTGGAGGTAAGGGAACTAGGCTGCGGCCGATCACCTATACCGGCGCAAAGCAGCTCGTGCCCGTTGCCAATAAGCCGATTCTCTTCTACACTATCGAGGCCGTGAAGGCCGCTGGCATAAGTGATATAGGAATCGTGGTTGGCGACACGCATGAAGAGGTGGAGGCCGCCGTCGGCTATGGTAAGCGCTGGGGAGTGAAGATCACATATATCCACCAGGAAGCTCCCCTGGGCCTAGCTCATGCAGTAAAGATCTCACAGAATTTCATAAAAGACGACGCCTTTGTAATGTATCTGGGCGATAACCTTATCAAGGACGGCATTACTTCATTTGTAGACGACTACTGCGCATCGGATGCAAACGCGCAGATACTCCTGGCGCATGTGCCCAACCCACAGTCTTTTGGTGTAGCCGAGCTTGAGGGAGGGCGCGTGGTCCGCTTGATCGAAAAGCCCAAGGAGCCGCCGACAGACCTCGCTTTGGTAGGCGTCTATATGTTTGACTCGACAATATTCGAGGCTGTGAACGCTATCAAGCCCTCCGCTCGCGGCGAGCTTGAGATCACTGAT is part of the Armatimonadota bacterium genome and harbors:
- a CDS encoding glucose-1-phosphate thymidylyltransferase — protein: MKALILSGGKGTRLRPITYTGAKQLVPVANKPILFYTIEAVKAAGISDIGIVVGDTHEEVEAAVGYGKRWGVKITYIHQEAPLGLAHAVKISQNFIKDDAFVMYLGDNLIKDGITSFVDDYCASDANAQILLAHVPNPQSFGVAELEGGRVVRLIEKPKEPPTDLALVGVYMFDSTIFEAVNAIKPSARGELEITDAIQYLVDHDYKVNSHIITGWWKDTGKLEDMLEANRIILDGIELDVLGEVDKESEIAGRVKIGKGSRIINSCVRGPAIIGEECVIENAFVGPYTSINDRCKIIASEVEHSIILEDSQVLGIGSRLEDSLIGKNVKIAKDHKIPKAYRMMVGDNSAVSVI